The bacterium genomic interval AGATCAGACGGCAAAAAGAGAAGGCGGCAGGGTGGCTTTCCATGCGATCTGCCGCACTTTACAAAGCCGGCCACCTGAGTTATCTAAAGACCCTATTGAACTCTGCCGGGATCGAGGATCTTCAACGACGATCTTACTACCTGAAGATACTGGCCGAAAAGGATTCCGAGCTCTTTAACTTTTCTACGGAACTTTACCGAAGTGAACAGACGCAGGTTGGGGCTCTGCGGTCCGCCAAGGCTCAGCTGGTTTCGACCCGTCGCGACCAGGAAGAGAGCCTCACGATCCTGGCGCGCAAGAAGCGTGACAAGGATCTGATACTCGCCGCGGCCAGGGATACAAAAGAAAAGAACGCTTCCCTGCTCAAAGAGCTTGGGTCATCGGCGTCCCACCTGAAAAACATGCTCGACGCTTTACAACTCCAGGCAGAAACAGGTGAATCCGCCTTCCCAACCCTGAAGGGTTCTCTGAAAAGGCCTGTATCGGGGAGAGTGGTTAAATCCTTCGGAAGGAACCGAACCGGCCGGTTTAACACATACATTCTTTCCAACGGGGTGACGATCCAATCGGCGGAAGGCACTCCCATCAGATCCGTTTATGGAGGAAAGGTCATCTTCGCTGATTGGTTCAGCGGTTATGGCAGGATCATCATCGTTGACCATGGAGGAGGGTATTACACCCTGTACGGACACCTTCTGGAACTTATGGTCGCGGTGGGTGACGAAGTCGAAGCGGACAAGATCATCGGCCTTGTAGGAGACAGCGGTTCACTGGAAGGGGCTGCCCTCTATTTCGAGATAAGATACCACGGGAAACCGGTGGACCCTTCCCCGTGGTTTAAAGGATGATTACATTTCGTGCAGGATTCAACATCAGAACGACGTTGGACTATTGTGTGCAGCACCAGCAAACCACATGAAAGTGACTGGATCGGCCTTCAATCTCAGAGGTTAGGCTGATCCGTAATGGTAATGAAGGTGGATGGCAACGTCCATCATGCAAAAGGAGGAATATCTCATGAGACCTATCAGGTACCTCAAAACCGGGGTGCTGGTTGCGCTCCTTATACTGGTGGGGGTGACGACAGATAATAGAAGTCCCATTGGCGACGCCCAGGCATACGACAACCAGACCTATGACCAGATCCGCCTGTTCTCGGAAGCCCTTTCCATCGTTCAGAAAAACTACGTCGAGGAGCCTGAATCACAGGAGCTTGTGCGCGGGGCTATCAAGGGCATGCTCAACTCCCTCGATCCCCACAGCTCCTTCATGAACCCTGACATGTACAAGGAAATGCAGATAGACACCCAGGGCGAGTTCCAGGGGATCGGCATCACCATCGGGACCAGGGACGGGATACTTACCGTTATCGCCCCCATTGACGACACACCCGCGTTCCGCGCCGGCATCCTTGCCGGAGACAAGATCGTGATGATCGAGGACACCTCCACCAAGGACATGAGCCTCATGCAAGCGGTAAAGATCATGAGGGGCCCCAAGGGCACCAAGGTGACGATCAGCATCGTCAGGGAAGGTGAACCGGAGCCGATCAAGTACACCATCACCCGTGATGTCATTCCTCTGTTCAGCGTGAAGGTCAAGGATCTCGACCCAAATATCGGTTATGTGAGGATCGCCCAGTTTGCGAAGAAAACCTCTGCAGAGTTTATCGAGGCCCTCGAAAAGATACGTGGGGAAAAGGGAGAGGCCTTCAAGGGCCTGGTTCTGGACCTCAGGAACAACCCCGGGGGTCTTCTGGTATCGGCCATTGAGATCGCAAACGTTTTCGTTGATTCCGGACCTATCGTTACGACCAAGGGACGCCTGCAGAACCAGAACTTCGCCTACAACGCCAAGAGTAAGGGTACGGAGCCTGATTACCCTATAGTGGTCCTGGTTAACGGCGGGTCAGCCAGCGCTTCAGAAATCGTCGCAGGCGCGCTTCAGGATTACAAAAAGGCTATTCTCATCGGCACGACCACCTTCGGCAAGGGATCGGTCCAGACCATTTATCGACTGGGAGACGGGTCAGGCATGAGGGTAACCACCGCCAGGTACTTCACCCCTTCCGGCAGATCCATCCAGGCCACAGGGATCGAACCGGACATCGTCGTCAGAAACCACACCGGCACACCCAAAGGTCACGTTAGAGAGAAGGATTTGACCGGGCACCTGGAGAACAATCAGGTGAAGGAAGACAAGACTTTGAGTGAAGACGCGGAAGAGGAAGCCCCATCCATGGACATCATTCCCGAGGATCCAGCCCAGGACCTTCAGCTCATGAGGGCCATCGACCTCCTCAAGGGTCTGGAACTGTTCAAGGATCTGCAGAGCGCAGCCGACACCAGGGTCAAGGAGTAGGAAACTGGCCGCCGCTTCAAAATCCGGGCGGCGAAAGACCCGGAAGAAAACAACGAAAAAGAAAAACAACCGGAACCTGCTCTGGCTGCTGGTTCCGGTTGTTGCCGTGATCATGGTCACAGCAGGGGTTGTCCTGTACAACCTGATACCTGTCAAACCTCACTTGCCCCCTGTTGTGGACAAAGTCACGATCCCGGTCCAGCCTTTGAAGATGAAGGTAGTAGCTGTTATTATTGACGATATGGGGCACAACGACCAGGCAGCCCGGCCCTTCATCGAAATGGATCACCCTGTGGCCCTTTCCATCCTTCCCGAGAGAACCTTTTCCAGGGAGCTGGCCTCGGAGGCGACCCAGCGCGGCAAGACGATCCTCCTTCACCTGCCCATGGAGCCAGTGGGCTATCCCGGGGTCGACCCCGGTCCGGGGGCCATCCTCCTTTCTCAAAGCAGGGAGGAAATAAGGGAAGTTCTGGAAAGGGATCTCGCCTCGATCCCAGGAGTCGTGGGGATCAATAACCACATGGGTTCCAGAGCAACCACTGATCCCATGGTCATGGAGACTGTCCTGGATCTCATCAACAAAAAGGAACTCTTTTTTATCGACAGCCGGACTTCTCCGGAAACCGTTGCCTTGAAGCTCGCCAGGGAAATGGGGATCCCGTCTGCCAGACGAGATGTGTTCCTGGACAACATACCGACCCCTTCCGCCATCGATGCCAGGACCGATGAACTCCTGGACCTTGTTGAAGAAAGAGGGTGGGCCATCGGGATCGGTCATGCCAATGTCGAAACAGCTAATGCTCTGGAAAGAATGGCCAAAAAAGCCGGCCAGAGAAACATCCAGTGGATATCTTTAGAAAGCCTTATTGCCTATGCTTATACTGGGAATTGAGACATCCTGCGACGATACCGCAGCAGCAGTTGTCCAGGACGGCAGCCGGGTGCTTTCTTCGGTGGTCCAGAATCAGGACGACCTGCACTCCCCCTTTGGGGGGATCGTCCCGGAAATGGCCTCCAGGAGACATCTCGAAGTGATCGATTCCGTCGTCCGCCGGGCCATCGAATCTTCCACTGTATCCCTTGAGGAACTGGATCTTATATCGGTCACCGCAGGACCAGGACTGGTAGGGTCTCTTCTGGTGGGCCTCTCCTATGCCAAAGGCCTTTCCTACGCCACGGGCCTTCCTCTGGTCCCCGTAGACCATATCCAGGGACACCTGATGACCCTGGATCTGGCAGGAGGCACCCCCCTTCCCGCGGTTTCCCTTGTATCGTCGGGAGGTCACACGACCCTTTACCATTTGAGCGCTGAGGCCCCCCCCATGGTCCTGGGTACCACCCTGGATGACGCTGCCGGCGAGGCCCTGGACAAGGCTGCCAAAATGCTCAGTCTGGGATATCCGGGCGGCCCGGCCATGGAAAAAGCTGCCTTGGGTGGAAATGCATCAGCCCTGGAACTTCCCCGGCCTCTTTCCGGGAAAGACACTCTGGATTTCAGTTTCAGTGGGCTGAAAACTTCCCTCTTTACCTGGCTCAAGCGCGAGGGCTATTTCGACAGTACTACCCGGGGCAGGCGTCTGCCCCTTTCCATAGCTGATCTGGCTGCATCCTATCAGCAGGCCGTGGTGGACACATTGATTGAAAGGTGCCTCATAGCCCTCAGGCGCACCGGGACCCCCAACCTGCTCATCGTAGGCGGGGTTGCCCGAAACGCTCTGCTCCGTGAGCAAGCCGCGGCAACAGCGGTTGAAGAAGGGTTCCAGGTACACTTCCCTCCTCCGGACCTTTGTACGGACAACGCTGCCATGATAGCTGCTCTGGGTTACAGGCAGCGGAAAAGGGCTGCAGTGGACTCCCTGGATATAAACGCCTTTTCCACAAAGGCGCTGAGATCGGATTTTCTAACGCTTGCCAAAACAGGCTCAGCAAAATCCGCTAAAAAACCGGTCAGAAAATCGGCCAGGAACTTCGGAGGCTTCTAGGTAATGTTTACCATTAAAAAAACCACGACTTGCGCCGCACTATTGATCCTGCTCATATCCATGGGCTGCGCGGTTACACCCGACCCCAAGTCACAGCCGCTGCCCGAAGGACACCCCCCTGTAAAGAGCCAGACCGGCCATGGCTTCAGGGACGCCCAGTCCGAAGCCTACGCCTCCTACATGTACGGCCTCATGCTGCAGGACGAAGGACGGTATCAGGACGCTATCGGTTTTCTTCAAATCGCTTCACAGCTGGATGCCAGGTCACCTGAGATACTGGATCAGCTGATGCGGTTGTACATGGGGGAGAATAAACGATCCGAGGCCAAAGAGACTGCTGAAAAGCTCCTTTTGCTCGATCCGCAGTGGGCTGACGCCCACATATTGCTGGGGCAGATCTATCTGGACACAGATCAGCCTATCGATGCGGTGAACCACCTCGAGATCGCTCTGGAACTTTCTCCTGAACAGACAAACGTCACCTTTCTGCTCGCCGATGCCCTTGAAAGAACCGGGAACGTCGAGCAGGCTATTGCCTCTCTTGAGGAACTCACTCATTCAGAGGAGCACAAAGCCATAGCCCATTTTTACATTGCACGGCTGCACATGCGCTCCGGAGACCTGGAACCGGCCCTTGACTCTCTCGTCAAAGCTATCGAACTCAACCCTGCCCTTGTGAAAGGCGTGGGAGAGTTGGGGGGACAGATGGAAGGTGAGGGCCAGACAGAAGAAGCCATAGGGTTTTACACGGGTTACCTTGAAAGGGATCCGGGGAATACTCCAGTAAGGGAGCTTCTGGCCAGGATCCTCATCAGGGAAAAACGCTACGACGAAGCCAGACAGCAAATTACTATCGTTCTGGAGGAAGAACCTGAGAACCATGGAGCGCTGCTCCTCATGGGCCTTATTGAAGCCAACGATGGGAACTACGACAAGGCGTTGGAGATATTTACCAGTGTCCGCAAGATGACACCCGATAATTTTGACATCATCCTTCAGATCGGGATCCTGCAGCGGCAACTGAAGATGTACTCTGAAGCCATCGCCACCTTCCAGGATGCCGCCAGGATAGCCCCCAACAGATTCGAACCACACCTGAACCTTGCTGTCGCCTACGACATGAAGGATGAACTGGAAAGGGCCGTTGAAAGCGCCCAGGCCGCTCTTGCCATGGAGCCGGACCGCAGTAATATCCGTGCCTTTCTGGCTCAGCTTCTCGTGAGAAAGAAACAATATACGGAGGCCGAGGAGATCCTGCGGCAAGGTCTCGTAAAAACCCCGGATGACACCGCAATCCTCTATCAACTGGCAATCACATACGATCGCGACAACCGGTTTGACCTCGCAGTTGATGTCCTCAAACGTATCATCGAGATCGATCCAGAGCATTACGACGCTATGAACTACCTGGGGTATTCCTGGGCCGAGAAACGCATCAACCTGGAAGAATCCCTGGTTCTGGTAAAGAAAGCCATGGAGATCCGGCCAGATGCTGCCTATATCATGGACAGTCTCGGGTGGGTTTACTACCGATTGGAACGGTATGAGGAAGCCCTGGAAATACTGCTCAAGGCAGGCAAGAAAATGGATGGCGACCCCACCGTTTTGGAGCACATTGGCGACACGTATGACAAGCTGGGAAAGGTGGACCTTGCTATCGAATTCTGGTCACTGACCCTCAAAGCTGATCCCGGCAATGCCAGCGTTCTTGAAAAACTCAAGGATAAGGGGGCCATAGAGACTGCACCATGAAAAGATATTACTGGGGAGCTGTCATTATCCTCCTGGTGGCCTGGGGGACGGCCTGCGCACCACGGCAGATCAAACCGGTGGCCGCAATAGATCCCGCGCCCCTGCTCGAAAAGATCGACACGCGACGGATGGCGTTTGAACAGGGGCTCTCCGGAACTGTGGAGTTGGCCTTTTACGGTAAAAAACGCTTTAACGGGAAAGTCTATATAGTGGCATTTCCGGATGGCAGGTTTCGTCTGGAGGTCCCGGGTCCCTTCGGGGGCACCCATCTTGTTATGGCAAGCGACAACACCGAGATCCTGGCTTTCTACCCTGGTGACAACAGAGCCTTCCGAAGCGAGGTGGATGGCAAATCCATAAACCCCCACCTCCTCTTCCCCCTGCCGGTGGATCCGGCCATACTCCCAGCCATGATCATGGGTGTATTACCGGCAAACAGTGACCTTTCCGATGCACAGGCTCACCTCATGGACTCCGGTGAAAAGCTTCTTGAAGCAGCAGCGGCAGATAGAGAGCTTCAGTATACATATCTTTTCGCAAAAGGACCCCAAAGCCCCCTTCGCCAGGTCACGATCCGGGGAGAGGGTATGGATGTGTTGGTACGCACCTTCCATGATAACGGTCACCTGCCCCGGGGTTTTACGATCACTCTATCTGAAGGTATCCTTAAAGGAGAATGGGACTCAGTCACACCCTTTAAGGGTGATGGGTCAGCTCTCTGGCCTCGTCTTCCAGACTCCGTACCGGTAACCGACCTGGAAGCATCTCCGTGATCCGACTCCTCGCACCGGCAAAGGTAAACCTGACTCTGCGAGTTCTCGGGCGCCGCGAGGACGGCTATCACGAAATCGAGAGCCTTGTCCAAAAGATCTCCCTCTATGACAGGATCACCCTGTCCGAAAGAGGTGAACCGGGGATTCATCTGACCTGTTCCGACCCCTCCCTCCCCACCGGGCCAGACAACCTCGCCTACCTGGCAGCGCAGCTCATAATGGAAGACTCCCAAACCCGGGAAAAGGGGATATCGATCCACCTGGACAAAGCCATTCCCCACGGTGCCGGACTGGGCGGAGGAAGCAGTGACGCTGCATCTGTTCTGATGGGTCTAAATACCCTCTGGAAGCTCTCCCGGACCCGTGAAGAACTTGCAGAGTTTGCCCAAAAGATCGGTTCGGATGTTCCTCTCTTCCTCCATCCATCCCCCTCACTGATCACCGGGCGGGGGGAAAAGATCGAACCATCACCCATACTGATCAATGCAACATACGTCGTGGTTTCCCCTGAATTTTCCGTCTCCACTCAGTGGGCCTATTCCAATTTCCGTTTGACAAAGGAACCTGATAAATATACGCTTTCCGGACTCCACAGGACTGAGAAAGAGGCGCTGCCTCCGGACCAATGGCAAAACCTTCTCATAAACGATCTTGAGGAAGCAGTGACCACACGCCATCCCGAGATTGGCAGATGCAAAGAAGACCTTCTCCGGGCAGGAGCAAGCGCATCGCTGATGTCAGGGAGTGGTTCCACTGTTTTTGGTCTATTTGAGGACAGACAAACGGCTGAGAAAGCTGTCGCGCATTTAATGGAAGGTGGCTCTCGGGTCGCACAGATCGCGTCACCCATCTTCTCTTAAGCTACCGGGTTTTAGCAGTACAACGTGCATCAACTTAAGCAACTGGGGAAAGGAAGGTGCCTGGATGAAAATCACCGATGTTAAAGTATTCCCGGTGGACGAAGACAAGTTAAAAGCCTATGCCACGATCACTTTTGAGAACTGTTTCATTGTCAGAGATCTGAAGGTTATCAGCGGCAACAAGGGCTACTTCATTGCTATGCCCAGCAAGAAAAGGAAGGACGGCACCTTCCGGGACGTGGCGCACCCGTTAAACAGCGAAACACGAAAGATGATCGAGGATTCAGTTCTGGAGGTCTACGAGAGGGAGAACGTGTCCGTTCCGGCCCCAGTCCTCAATAGTGAAGACAACACCATGGATACAGGTGACTCCCCGATGGACATCGAAGACGGTTCCCCGCTTGTGGAAAGCGAGGCGGTGGATTTCGTGGAGGATAGCGGGGATGAAGAAATCGACGCCATGGAATTTAAGGACGATGTCCTCGAAACAGATACCACAGACACGGAACCTGATGAGATCGCCGAGACGACCGCCGAACCAGACATAGAGGAAGACATTGAGGAAGAAGCTGTAGCTGTGAGCACAGGAACTGTTGGGCCAGATCAACCGGAAGAAAGAGAAAAGGGCGCGGAGGAGAACCCCGTCATTGAGGGTTCCGACGACCCCGAAAAGGCTTTTGGTTACGAAGAGTGATGGATTCCCAAAAAGTCCAATAAACAGGTTGCACTTATAGCATGGTTGGGGTATCACGCCAAAGACGTGACCGCCTCGTAAAAAGATCGGAACACTTTTTACGGGGCAGATAAGAAAGATGCGTACTGGGGCGTCGACAAACGGTAAGTCACGGGACTTTGGCTCCCGCATCTGTAGGTTCGAATCCTACCGCCCCAGCCAACATAAAAACAAACCGTAGCGAAGCGAGAACAGGCTTAAAGATGAACAGCCGCATCAAGTTGTTTACCGGCAACGCTAATCCCAAACTGGCCAAACGGATCTGCAATCACCTGGATGAACCCCTGGGCAACGCTGTCGTAAGGGAGTTCTCTGACGAAGAGATAATGGTGGAGATCTCTGAGAATATCCGGGGCGCCGATACCTTTGTGATCCAGTCCACCTGCCGGCCGGGGAATACCAACCTCATGGAGCTCCTTATCCTCATCGATGCCTTGAAAAGGGCGTCGGCCTGGCGGATAACAGCTATAATCCCCTACTTCGGCTACGCCAGGCAGGACAGGAAGGTCGCTCCCAGGGCCCCTATTACAGCAAAACTCGTGGCCGACCTCATCACAGTCGCGGGAGCTTCCAGGGTACTGACCATGGATCTTCACGCGGGCCAGATCCAGGGCTTCTTCGATATTCCGGTGGATCACCTGTATTCGGCGCCGGTTCTGTTGTCCTACCTGACCAAACTGCATCTGGGAGAGGTCGTGGTCGTATCACCCGATGCGGGGGGCGTGGAAAGGGCAAGGGCCTTTGCAAAAAGGCTGGGCGTGGGCCTTGCGATCATCGACAAACGCCGGACTGGCCCCAACGTCAGCCAGGTGATGAACATCATCGGCGATGTGGAAGGCAAAGCGGCTATCGTGGTCGACGACATGATCGACACGGGCGGTACACTGACTCAGGGACTGGAATCGCTTAAAGCGGCTGGCGCAGGACCCATATACGCCTGTGCTGCACACCCGGTATTCTCCGGCCCCGCGATCCAGCGCCTTGCCGACTCACCAGCTGAAAAGATCATCGTAACGGACACAATCCCCCTTAGTGAAGAAGCCTTAAAATGCGAAAAAATAGTCCAGCTTAGTGTGGATGAACTTCTTGCGGAAGCGATCCGCAGGATCCACAATAACGAATCCGTCAGTTCGCTGTTTGTCTGACGAGACGTCATAAAAAGGAGGAAACACCAGAATGTCAACAAACAAAATCACAGCTGAGGTGAGAGAGACCACCGGCAAAGGCGTGGCACGAAAGCTGCGCGCGGCCGGCAGGATCCCTGCTGTCCTTTATGGGCAGGGCCATGATGGAGTCTCCCTTACCCTTGACAGTTACGAGCTCAATCAGCTCCTGACCACTTCCGGAGCCAAAACCAGTGTTCTTGAGCTGGAGGTCAAGGATGGGGGTAAAGGCCCCAGAAGGAACGTTCTGATAAAAGAGGTGCAGAAGCACCCTTACAAGGACATCATTCTTCACATGGATCTCCTTGAGATCGCCATGGACGAGGAAATCTCGGTCATGGTACCCATTGAGATCGTGGGCACGGCCAAAGGTGTCAGGCTGGATGGCGGTATCCTGGAGATGAAGAGACGTGAACTGGAGATCGTGTGTCTGCCGCACATCATTCCGGATTCCCTCACTATCGATGTCACCGATCTTGAGATCGGGGACAACATCCATGTCGAGGACGTGAAAGTTCCGGTGGGCGTCACCATCCCCCACGACACCAACTTCACCATCCTGACCCTCGTAGCCCCGGCCGTCGAGGTTGAGGAGGAAGAGGAACTGGTGGAAGGTGAAGAAGTTGAGGAAGGGGAAGGCGAACCCGGAGAGAAAGAATCCGATACCGGGGAGGACGAGGAGGAGTAAACCTCCTGGCAGCCTTGATGTGGTTGATCGCGGGACTGGGGAACCCTGGCTCCGATTATATAGACACCCGACACAACCTGGGTTTCATGGTGGTCGATGCCCTGGCTGCTCGTTGGAAGATCCCTTTTAGCGAGACTGGTAAGTACCTTCTCCTTGGAAGAGGAAGGAGACGGGGCGGGAACATCTTACTTGCCAAGCCTCTCGCTTACATGAACAGGAGCGGCGAGGTCATCGGCCCCCTCGCCGCAAGGGAAAAGGTAGAGATCTCCCGGATGCTCATCATCGTGGATGACCTGGACCTTCCGCTGGGAACGGTTCGGTTCCGTCCTCGAGGTGGAACTGCCGGCCACAGGGGCATGGAATCCATCGTGGAGCACCTCGGTCACGAGAACTTTGCCAGGATCAGGCTTGGCATCGGACGACCTGAAGAAAAGAACATGGCTGAGAGCGATTACGTTCTCAAGCCTTTTGAGCAAGATGAACTGCCGGTGGTCAAGAAGGTTGTCGACGAGACCGCGCGACTCGCAGAGAGAGTGGTTTTTGAGGGGGTCACCGATCCCGTAACGCTGGTAATTAAAGAAAACAAGGAGGGAATATGATCTGGACTAACCTTGCCCCGCTCTTCGGTGCAGCGGGCCTGCTCTTCGCCTTTGGGGTTTTCCTCTATATGAAGAAGCAGCCCGTCGGGACCGACGCAATGGCCGAGCTTTCGGATATGATCCACGATGGCGCCATGGTCTACCTCAAGCGCCAGTATACCATTTTGGCCGGATTCATAGTCGTCGTTTTCGGCCTGCTGTACTGGAAGCTCGAGCCCCAGACCGCATGGGCCTTCCTGGGCGGAGCGCTATGCTCGATTTTGGCGGGCTATTTCGGCATGAAAGCCGCCACCCGGGCCAACGTCAGGACCTCCCAGGCCGCAACAGAGAGCGGTCAGGCCAAAGCTCTTAGTGTCGCCTTTGCCGGCGGCGCCGTCATGGGTATGTCGGTGGCCAGCCTCGGCCTCATCGGTGTGGGCATTCTCTTTATCATGTTCGGCGACCCTGAGACTGCCAAGTACATCAACGGCTTCGCCATGGGCGCCTCTTCCATCGCCCTGTTCGCTCGTGTGGGCGGAGGCATTTTCACGAAAACCGCTGACGTCGGGGCAGACCTTGTAGGTAAGGTCGAAGCCGGCATTCCTGAAGACGACCCCAGAAACCCCGGTGTCATCGCCGACAACGTTGGCGACAACGTGGGTGACGTAGCCGGCATGGGGGCTGATATCTTCGAGTCCTACGTGGGCTCCATGATCGCCACTATCGCCCTTGCCGCCACCTCTGCCGCCATTGTCCCCGAAATGCGCAGCGCCTACATGGCCCTGCCCCTGCTCCTGGCCATGGCCGGAATCGTATGCTCAGCCATCGGCATCTTCTCCATCAAGATCCTCGAGAGGTTGTCCCCCGCGGCAGCTCTGAGATACTCGACCTTTATCGCTGCCGGCCTGCTCCTCGGCACAGCCTTTTTCATGGTCAAGGGCACCGGCATCAACGTCGGCGTCTTCTGGGCCATCCTGTCCGGCACCTTGGCCGGAATTCTTATCGGCCTCATCACCGAGTACTACACGGCCGGTCAACCGATCCGCAATATCGCCAAGGCCAGTGAGACAGGCGCGGCCACTAACATTATCACCGGCCTGGCAGTGGGCTATCAATCCACCGCCATCCCCATACTTATTATCGGCACAGCTATCATTATCGCGTCCTACGCTGCGGCGCCCATGAGCCTTTACGGCATCGCCATAGCCGCTGTGGGCATGCTGGCCACCGTGGGCATCACCATGTCGGTGGACGCCTATGGGCCCATCGCCGACAACGCTGGCGGCATCTCCGAGATGGCGGGCCTTGGTCCGGAGACCCGGAAGATCACTGACAGTCTCGACGCCTTGGGCAACACCACTGCCGCCATCGGCAAAGGGTTTGCCATCGGGTCAGCCGCCCTGACCGCCCTTGCCATGTTCGCCGCCTACACCAAGGCGGTGGGCCTTACGGTCATCGACCTGTCTACACCCAAAGTGGTTGTCGGCATGTTCATCGGCGGCATCGTGCCGTTTTTGGTCGCTGCAATGACCATGACCTCCGTGGGTAAAGCAGCCTTTAAAATGGTCGAGGAGATCCGCCGCCAGTTCCGCGAGATCCCCGGCATTATGGAAGGCACCGGCAAGCCCGACTCGGCCCGCTGTATCGATATCTCCACCACCGCCGCCCTCCAGGAGATGGTTGCACCCGGTCTTCTCGCGGTCCTCACCCCTGTTATCGTCGGGTTCGTCCTGGGCAAGGAAGCCCTCGGCGGCACCCTGGCCGGTGCCACCCTGTGTGGTGTTTTCCTGGCACTGTTCATGTCCAACGCGGGCGGAGCCTGGGACAACGCCAAGAAGTACATCGAGGAAGGCCATCACGGCGGCAAGGGCTCTGACGCCCACCACGCTGGTGTTGTCGGCGACACTGTGGGTGACCCCTTCAAGGACACCTCGGGTCCCGCCATGAACATCCTCATCAAGCTCATGTCGGTTGTGTCCCTGGTGCTGGCACCGCTGTTTGCGAGTATTGCGCCGTTGATCAAATAAAAAACAGGGACTAAAAGTATAATTAAAGCAGGGGCTGACCTTATGGTTGGTCCCTGTTTTTTATTTGAGCACGCAGCACGCAGGAGGGAAGGCAGGGCGGAGGGCGAAGAGAGGAAGGAGGAAGGAGGAAGGAGGAAGGAGGAAGGTACAGTCCAACGTTCAAGGTCCAATGTCCAACAATGTCATTGCGAGGAGCGACGAGATGGACGAGAGCGACGCGGTAATCTCGAAAGTATTTATAACTTCTTTACAGCAGTTTTCATCTTACTAATCCCATCCTTCCCTAAGGCTCCTAAAACCAGGTAGTGTCAGAGCAGAAAATATAGCATTCCCCTACTCTGCGTCAGTCTACCATAACCCCATGTTTGAGTTCTGACCGAAAAATGCATTGCTGGTTAGCTTTTTCTAGACACCAGACACCAGATACTAGACACTGTTTTTAAAAGTTGACACCATCCGCCTTCGCTAACGGCTGTCGATCAGCTACGGCGGACAAGGACACCAGACTCCAGTTTG includes:
- a CDS encoding S41 family peptidase, whose amino-acid sequence is MRPIRYLKTGVLVALLILVGVTTDNRSPIGDAQAYDNQTYDQIRLFSEALSIVQKNYVEEPESQELVRGAIKGMLNSLDPHSSFMNPDMYKEMQIDTQGEFQGIGITIGTRDGILTVIAPIDDTPAFRAGILAGDKIVMIEDTSTKDMSLMQAVKIMRGPKGTKVTISIVREGEPEPIKYTITRDVIPLFSVKVKDLDPNIGYVRIAQFAKKTSAEFIEALEKIRGEKGEAFKGLVLDLRNNPGGLLVSAIEIANVFVDSGPIVTTKGRLQNQNFAYNAKSKGTEPDYPIVVLVNGGSASASEIVAGALQDYKKAILIGTTTFGKGSVQTIYRLGDGSGMRVTTARYFTPSGRSIQATGIEPDIVVRNHTGTPKGHVREKDLTGHLENNQVKEDKTLSEDAEEEAPSMDIIPEDPAQDLQLMRAIDLLKGLELFKDLQSAADTRVKE
- a CDS encoding divergent polysaccharide deacetylase family protein gives rise to the protein MVTAGVVLYNLIPVKPHLPPVVDKVTIPVQPLKMKVVAVIIDDMGHNDQAARPFIEMDHPVALSILPERTFSRELASEATQRGKTILLHLPMEPVGYPGVDPGPGAILLSQSREEIREVLERDLASIPGVVGINNHMGSRATTDPMVMETVLDLINKKELFFIDSRTSPETVALKLAREMGIPSARRDVFLDNIPTPSAIDARTDELLDLVEERGWAIGIGHANVETANALERMAKKAGQRNIQWISLESLIAYAYTGN
- a CDS encoding peptidoglycan DD-metalloendopeptidase family protein, whose protein sequence is MMSFFLRLFLAAFIVLAPAARGENPAETIDETKEQLESIQKRMGTAQERITSSEKRERSILGDLEFFDREINRVRVKVRKLDSQERDLKGKISASESKLKEIRRQKEKAAGWLSMRSAALYKAGHLSYLKTLLNSAGIEDLQRRSYYLKILAEKDSELFNFSTELYRSEQTQVGALRSAKAQLVSTRRDQEESLTILARKKRDKDLILAAARDTKEKNASLLKELGSSASHLKNMLDALQLQAETGESAFPTLKGSLKRPVSGRVVKSFGRNRTGRFNTYILSNGVTIQSAEGTPIRSVYGGKVIFADWFSGYGRIIIVDHGGGYYTLYGHLLELMVAVGDEVEADKIIGLVGDSGSLEGAALYFEIRYHGKPVDPSPWFKG
- the tsaD gene encoding tRNA (adenosine(37)-N6)-threonylcarbamoyltransferase complex transferase subunit TsaD; the protein is MLILGIETSCDDTAAAVVQDGSRVLSSVVQNQDDLHSPFGGIVPEMASRRHLEVIDSVVRRAIESSTVSLEELDLISVTAGPGLVGSLLVGLSYAKGLSYATGLPLVPVDHIQGHLMTLDLAGGTPLPAVSLVSSGGHTTLYHLSAEAPPMVLGTTLDDAAGEALDKAAKMLSLGYPGGPAMEKAALGGNASALELPRPLSGKDTLDFSFSGLKTSLFTWLKREGYFDSTTRGRRLPLSIADLAASYQQAVVDTLIERCLIALRRTGTPNLLIVGGVARNALLREQAAATAVEEGFQVHFPPPDLCTDNAAMIAALGYRQRKRAAVDSLDINAFSTKALRSDFLTLAKTGSAKSAKKPVRKSARNFGGF
- a CDS encoding tetratricopeptide repeat protein encodes the protein MFTIKKTTTCAALLILLISMGCAVTPDPKSQPLPEGHPPVKSQTGHGFRDAQSEAYASYMYGLMLQDEGRYQDAIGFLQIASQLDARSPEILDQLMRLYMGENKRSEAKETAEKLLLLDPQWADAHILLGQIYLDTDQPIDAVNHLEIALELSPEQTNVTFLLADALERTGNVEQAIASLEELTHSEEHKAIAHFYIARLHMRSGDLEPALDSLVKAIELNPALVKGVGELGGQMEGEGQTEEAIGFYTGYLERDPGNTPVRELLARILIREKRYDEARQQITIVLEEEPENHGALLLMGLIEANDGNYDKALEIFTSVRKMTPDNFDIILQIGILQRQLKMYSEAIATFQDAARIAPNRFEPHLNLAVAYDMKDELERAVESAQAALAMEPDRSNIRAFLAQLLVRKKQYTEAEEILRQGLVKTPDDTAILYQLAITYDRDNRFDLAVDVLKRIIEIDPEHYDAMNYLGYSWAEKRINLEESLVLVKKAMEIRPDAAYIMDSLGWVYYRLERYEEALEILLKAGKKMDGDPTVLEHIGDTYDKLGKVDLAIEFWSLTLKADPGNASVLEKLKDKGAIETAP